GCCCCTAAACCTCCGAGAACCAAAAGATCAcgagaaaaaaagtttaaaaaagtcgtatgttggaaaaagttttCAAAAACTCAGTACGTATAAGTGtaagtatgtcaaaatgtgtttttcaaagtcgtagtatattatgtcgaaaaaagtaaacaaaaaaagtaatagtatagtatgtttaaaaaaagtcatagtatatagtatgtcgaaaaaNNNNNNNNNNNNNNNNNNNNNNNNNNNNNNNNNNNNNNNNNNNNNNNNNNNNNNNNNNNNNNNNNNNNNNNNNNNNNNNNNNNNNNNNNNNNNNNNNNNNagtctcaataattcctaatttctgcttttctaactcaaacattaggtataatttcctataaatgaggtttattgtccagaaattccaaaaataactgtaaaactaaagtgaataagttagtgttacgtagtgttgaaagcagggctgtagtcaagaccaccttagttgagttcaagaccgagtccaggacagaataaaggtcttatgcatgacagtatgaagacaatcattctgggtttccctttccctccaatattattatcaacatagtaaagacacctggactcggtccagaccagaagccaggttgggcaagaccagtggccaggacaagtccaagtccaaataaCAACAGAGACCCGGTCCGGTCTACAGCCCaggttgaaaacatcaaaaatataagaaaaagttcccaaaacatcgataaaaattGTAGATTTGTAATTTCGGTGGGAAACTaactctctcttcctgtccccgtctgtctgtgtctcgTTAACTCACCCGACACGGCGATGCACCCGTCCAGCGCCGGAGCCCACGACACTCTGACATCATCCAGGTTGCAGCGATGCGATTGGACGTCCAGCTGAGCCCGGCTCACAGCTTCTCCCAGGTCCCTCAGGTCTGAAATCACCGCCCGTCCAGATGAGGAGAGCCTGACGACCCTGTCTCCTAAGGCGtccgtccaccagaggacgGAGTCCCCCCGAGACGCCGGTCCAGGGGAGACCTGAGGAGCAGCAGGCGTCCGGGTGTCGGCGATGTAGACGTCTCCGTTACGACAGCCGGCGAGGAAGACGGCGTCGCTCACGAACTGTAAAGAACTCAGCGGGTCCGCCGAGTCCGTCTCTGTTGGGACAAAGGGACACAAGAGGACTCGTATTGGTATGCATGGGACGCCTTCGTCTCCTCCAGGGTCCAGGATTACTGTAACACACTTCTCATGGGGATCCCTAACGAGAGTCTGCAGAAACTACTACAGCATGTTCAGAATAGTGCTGCTAGGATCCTGATGAGACCACATCACACCAGTTCTCCACTCACCTCACTGGCTTCCTGTTTCTGCTAGGACTGAATACAAggtctctgcccccccccccccccaatcaccTGAAAGATCGACTCACCCCTCTCACTGCAACACGATCTCTTTGCTCAGAAAACCCCCAACCGCCTCCTACGCCCCAGAACTAAGCTCAGCACCATGGGGGATCGAGTCTTCTGCTCTGCCGCTCCTCGGACTTggaacgcccccccccccccccccccccccccccccccccccccccgaccatCTGAGGGCACCACAGACTATTTCCACCcttaaaaaagaactaaaaacacttctttttagcagaacttATGACTTTTAACCTTGCACAATCATGTCATTGCACTATTTATCTGTAtattaaactgatgtttttttatcttgctGTTATGATCtcacctgtagcactttgagctttgtcttaaatgtgaagtgcattacaaataaaatgtatttgtattataataatacatgttcCTGAACACTGACACAAATGCTTTCCTCAGTCTAAGGGAAGTCGAGGCATCTCACATTTTCCCCAAAGACACAAGTGCCTTGGGTTTCCCCTTGATGCCTATTGTACAAGTATATACTCTATACTAGTACTTTTTTAAGACTATTTATTTCCCTttaacagacagagagacagtggatggatttgaggggggggggcagcaaagggccgcaggctggattcgaaccccgagccgctgcaggactcagccatcATGGTGAGCGCACTAACTCAGTGAGCTATAGGTATACTACCCTGTATACTAGTACTTTCCCCCCCGTATACCGCCCCGTATACTAGTACTTTCCACCCCGTATACTAGTACTCTGATGCTTCTTACCGAGCGTGTACAGACTCTGTCCCGAGGCGAGCTGCGTCAGCGTGACGTCGCCGCTCCGAGCGCCGTGGAGGACCCGTGACGAGGGTCGAGCCGCGATCCTGCTTCCTCCGTCCGAAGCGCTCCTCCTCCCCTTCACGCTTCCTGTCCGTCTGATCACGTCTGCCATTGGACGACAAAAGACGACCAATCACATCGTGAGAAAATACGACACGTGGAAGAATGTGTACATAATTTGTTCCATGTTTCTTATTGAAATGGGTCGTTTTGAGCCAAATAAAAGTCGCGATGCCATGTTGCTTCATTATTAAAAACTTCAAATATGTCATTTTACTTACGCactgttttataaaatataatatatttactcATAAATTAAACttatataacaaaatgtaattttttttaatcctgtgaAACCACAAATCTAAATTGTAGTAAATTTTGAGGAAGCAATCTCTCAGATTTGTTCTCACTtttagtgttttgtgttgtttttctgaataAATTGTCCTTATTTTTGGtactttttgatgcttttacttGAGTATGGTTGAAAATGCAGgaattttacttgtaaaatgGTATTTCTACAgtggtattactacttttaaGTAACAAAACTGTACTTCTTTGACTACAGAAATATgagtatgtttttgtgttgtatcaatgttctttttaattccccaaaataacatgattgattccacccaaggctctttgccaagtacaaatctctactttcattaattttgggtcttattcaattttatagcattgtaaaacaaatggaagtgtttttgaaatagtattgagtaaaagttgacatattccagtctgtgattatcatcaacatccattcctttaattttagtctcaataattcctaatttctgcttttctaactcaaacattaggtataatttcctataaatgaggtttaatgaccataaattccaaaaataactgtaaaactaaagttaataagttagtgttacgtagtgttaaacattgaaaaaagcgccaagtattgaaaaaagggacaaaaacgtaagaaaaagtctgattttaagtttttaggggaagacaacacgagggtagAAGAGTTTTTCGGGTAAAGTGAGtaagggtgtgacgagatctcgttTTAGATCTCGCGAGATTAAAACGTGACGAGATTTCTCgtcgaggtgaaaagttgtctcgtgaggcgatgtgatgtcagcgtgatggagcgTGAAATTAATATCGAAGATCCCCCCCcgccacttttaaatcatttgtgtggcaacatttttaattaaaaaagttaaaaataacattcatcattaacagttgatttcaaaatgcacctaaattgtttttgcatttttgcgatttttcagttgaataaaaaaactattttccaatcatatatttcatcgaggatttctttaaatttttttttttaaatctcgtctcgtctcgttctcgtgaaccaatctcgtgatgtgtctcgtctcgttgagtaagcgtctcgtcacacccccAAAAGTGAGTAACGTATGGTCGGTTCTTCGTGGTTTCCCAGCCGACGCCGACTTGAACTCACCGGTGTCGTCCCCCCCGACGGTCCACACCTGCAGGTCGGAGCTCCGCCCGTCGTTGGTAACGACACACCTGCAGGACGGCAACAGGaagtcatttacattttcaaaacaaaagtcttCACTGTGTGGCTCGAGTGTTAATAAAGTCCGACGTTAAACACAACGACTTTATtcactatactacgactttttttaaactttttcttgacatactatggcttttttttaaacatacaattactttttttttactttttacaacataatatactacaactttaaaaataacatctcgacatactatactatgacttttttaaacatactttagtatgactttttttttacttttttcgacataatatactacaactttaaaaaaaaacacatttcaacatactatactatgacttttttttacttttttcgacatactatactatgacttttttttacttttttaaacatactatactatgacttttttttaactttttttcaacatactatactatgactttttttttacttttttcaacattatactTCGtataaacatactatactatgactttttttaaaactttttgacattatactacaactttaaaaaaaaacatttcgacatactatactatgacttttttaaaacatactatactatgacttttttttaactttttttaaacatactatactatgactttttttgacataatatactacaacttaaaaaaacaaacatttcgacatactatactatgacttttttcaacatactatactatgacttttttttttacttttttcaacataatatactacgacttaaaaaaaaaacatttcaacatactatactatgacttttttcaaactttttttcgacataatatactacgacttaaaaaaacaaaacatttcgaCATACTTCGtataaacatactatactatgacttttttaaaaactttttgacattatactacaactttaaaaaaaaacatttcgacatactatatactatgacttttttaaaacatactatactatgactttttttgttacttttttcgacatactatactatgactttttttaaacatactatactaggacttttttttttttacttttttcgacataatatactacgacttaaaaaaaaacatttcgacatactatactatgacttttttttaaacatactatactatgacttttttttgttacttttttcaacatactatactatgacttttttcgacatacNNNNNNNNNNNNNNNNNNNNNNNNNNNNNNNNNNNNNNNNNNNNNNNNNNNNNNNNNNNNNNNNNNNNNNNNNNNNNNNNNNNNNNNNNNNNNNNNNNNNTCTTCTCctctgaggacaacatgagggctaagGTCTTCTCctctgaggacaacatgagggttaatgtcTTCTCctctgaggacaacatgagggttaaggtcTTCTCctctgaggacaacatgagggctaagGTCTTCTCctctgaggacaacatgagggctaagGTCTTCTCctctgaggacaacatgagggctaagGTCTTCTCctctgaggacaacatgagggttaaggtcTTCTCTGTTTTGCAGGTTTCAGCGGAGCAGTCCAGATCTACGAGACGTCCGTCTGGAGGACGCAGCGGGGGGACGACCATCTGGAGGACGTCCAGCCGCTGTTTGAGCACCGCGGCCACGCCGTCTCCTCGCCGTCGGACGACGTCTTCGTCACCGCCCACGCGTGGCACCCCGAGCGGCCGCGGACGCTGCTGTCCGCGGCCTCGGACGGCTCCGTCCACCTGTGGGA
The genomic region above belongs to Etheostoma cragini isolate CJK2018 chromosome 6, CSU_Ecrag_1.0, whole genome shotgun sequence and contains:
- the LOC117945895 gene encoding WD repeat-containing protein 73-like, with product MLSSEEKTLALMLSSEEKTLALMLSSEEKTLALMLSSEEKTLTLMLSSEEKTLTLMLSSEEKTLALMCVVTNDGRSSDLQVWTVGGDDTDVIRRTGSVKGRRSASDGGSRIAARPSSRVLHGARSGDVTLTQLASGQSLYTLETDSADPLSSLQFVSDAVFLAGCRNGDVYIADTRTPAAPQVSPGPASRGDSVLWWTDALGDRVVRLSSSGRAVISDLRDLGEAVSRAQLDVQSHRCNLDDVRVSWAPALDGCIAVSGELTRHRQTGTGRES